In one window of Rhodanobacter sp. FDAARGOS 1247 DNA:
- a CDS encoding TonB-dependent siderophore receptor, whose protein sequence is MNKRTGRIVPTLLSAAILLVLANAATAQEANPPADAQGQTPAATPARAKNLGPVVVTGTRAGNRTESSSLTPIDVISADVLKQTGTIDLTQALERAIPSLNFPFAPASDTFAFQRPFELRGLSPDQVLVLVDGKRWHPGALVLSLGQIGQGSQGIDLNTIPLSAIDHIEVLRDGASAQYGSDALSGVVNIILKKGAKGGDVQLSGGQFSAGDGRQWQGAANFGIPLGGDSGWLRITAEDSNQSPSNRAGVDRRPGLAQLGVKFHFGTVSFKNKNLFLNTQYDITPGVQFYAFGHYGRRVGEPRGFYRYGSNTAYPNNPLIGLVYPDGFLPREHGDSMDTSLVAGLRGTWNGWRWDVSGNYGGNRVSYSTRNSTNYAMLNDFGSSPTSFHDGILTAKQQTFDIDISKEIAFGWLPNPLTLSFGTQYLRQSYDVEAGDFGSYYVGTSGVRGGAQGFAGWGPQDAISVARHDVAEYLQLEGNLTDRFGFSAALRHEDYSDFGTTTSAALSGRFDFTDSFALRGSASTGFRAPGLGQQHYSETTSAAYGTGNSLGLPPGIYLRGLVPVDNPLARLLGSEPLKAEKSRNFTAGMVWNPTNALNLSLDVYQITVTNRIALSSSLSLSTPSVVAYLAANGVTNLQYSGLSYFTNAGTVRTQGADVVASYRSDFGDNGSLMSTLSYGYHKNKVTDVKPNPAVLDSLGVIFQRLNRSAIKGLLADTAPRSKLILNETYSLGNWAFNGTLTRYGRITSYGSTSYLDDTVYPHKWLLDLAASYNHDRWTFTVGSDNVLNTYPKKVPEDDDQNGAFPYSSSSPFGFQGAYVYGKVQYHW, encoded by the coding sequence GACGCCGATCGACGTGATCTCCGCCGACGTGCTGAAGCAGACCGGCACGATCGACCTGACCCAGGCGCTCGAGCGCGCCATCCCCTCGCTGAATTTCCCGTTCGCGCCCGCCTCCGACACGTTCGCGTTCCAGCGTCCGTTCGAGCTGCGCGGCCTGTCGCCGGATCAGGTGCTGGTGCTGGTGGACGGCAAGCGCTGGCATCCCGGCGCGCTGGTGCTGAGCCTGGGCCAGATCGGCCAGGGCTCGCAGGGCATCGACCTCAACACGATCCCGCTGTCGGCCATCGATCACATCGAGGTGCTGCGTGACGGCGCCTCCGCGCAATACGGTTCCGACGCGCTGTCCGGCGTGGTCAACATCATCCTGAAGAAGGGCGCCAAGGGCGGCGACGTGCAGCTCAGCGGCGGCCAGTTCTCCGCCGGCGATGGCCGCCAGTGGCAGGGCGCGGCGAACTTCGGCATTCCGCTGGGCGGCGACAGCGGCTGGCTGCGCATCACCGCCGAAGACAGCAACCAGAGCCCGAGCAACCGCGCCGGTGTCGACCGCCGCCCCGGCCTGGCCCAGCTCGGCGTGAAGTTCCACTTCGGCACGGTGTCGTTCAAGAACAAGAACCTGTTCCTCAACACGCAGTACGACATCACGCCCGGCGTGCAGTTCTACGCGTTCGGCCACTACGGCCGCCGCGTGGGCGAACCGCGCGGCTTCTACCGCTACGGCAGCAACACCGCCTACCCGAACAACCCGCTGATCGGCCTGGTCTATCCGGACGGCTTCCTGCCGCGCGAGCATGGCGACTCGATGGACACCTCGCTGGTCGCCGGCCTGCGCGGCACCTGGAACGGCTGGCGCTGGGACGTCAGCGGCAACTACGGCGGCAACCGCGTCTCCTACAGCACGCGCAACAGCACCAACTACGCGATGCTCAACGACTTCGGCAGCAGCCCGACCAGCTTCCACGACGGCATCCTCACCGCCAAGCAGCAGACCTTCGACATCGACATCTCGAAGGAGATCGCGTTCGGCTGGCTGCCCAATCCGCTGACGCTGTCCTTCGGCACGCAATACCTGCGGCAGAGCTACGACGTGGAGGCCGGCGACTTCGGCTCGTACTATGTGGGCACCTCCGGCGTGCGCGGCGGCGCACAGGGCTTTGCCGGCTGGGGCCCGCAGGACGCGATCTCGGTGGCGCGCCACGACGTTGCCGAATACCTGCAGCTGGAAGGCAACCTCACCGACCGCTTCGGTTTCTCCGCCGCCTTGCGCCACGAGGACTATTCGGACTTCGGCACCACCACGTCGGCCGCCCTGTCCGGCCGCTTCGACTTCACCGACTCGTTCGCCCTGCGCGGCAGCGCGTCGACCGGTTTCCGTGCACCGGGGCTGGGCCAGCAGCATTATTCGGAAACCACCTCGGCCGCCTACGGCACCGGCAATTCGCTGGGCCTGCCGCCGGGCATCTACCTGCGCGGCCTGGTGCCGGTGGACAACCCGCTCGCGCGGCTGCTGGGCAGCGAGCCGCTGAAGGCGGAGAAGTCGCGCAACTTCACCGCCGGCATGGTGTGGAATCCCACCAACGCACTGAACCTGTCGCTCGACGTCTACCAGATCACCGTCACCAACCGCATCGCGCTGTCCAGTTCGCTCTCGCTGTCGACGCCTTCGGTGGTGGCCTACCTGGCTGCCAACGGCGTCACCAACCTGCAGTACAGCGGCCTGTCCTACTTCACCAACGCCGGCACCGTGCGTACCCAGGGCGCCGACGTGGTAGCCAGCTACCGCAGCGACTTCGGCGACAACGGCAGCCTGATGTCGACGCTCAGCTACGGCTACCACAAGAACAAGGTCACCGACGTCAAGCCGAACCCGGCCGTGCTCGATTCGCTGGGCGTGATCTTCCAGCGCCTCAACCGCAGCGCGATCAAGGGCCTGCTGGCCGACACCGCGCCGCGCAGCAAGCTGATTCTCAACGAGACCTACAGCCTCGGCAACTGGGCCTTCAACGGCACGCTGACCCGCTACGGCCGGATCACCTCGTACGGCTCGACCAGCTACCTCGACGACACCGTCTACCCGCACAAGTGGCTGCTCGACCTGGCGGCGAGCTACAACCACGACCGCTGGACGTTCACCGTAGGCAGCGACAACGTGCTCAACACCTACCCGAAGAAGGTGCCCGAAGACGACGACCAGAACGGCGCCTTCCCGTATTCCTCCAGTTCGCCGTTCGGCTTCCAGGGGGCGTACGTGTACGGCAAGGTGCAGTACCACTGGTAG